The Sulfurimonas sp. genome includes a region encoding these proteins:
- a CDS encoding CheB methylesterase domain-containing protein, with product MHSVPDKIVLIGASTGGPSQIEKIIKSLPKLENTSFIIAQHMVDGFIPSFAQRLQDKHINIISVVENNNILKKAHIYLCTGFTHIEKQNSELVFKNKACDHNSYNPDIDTLFNSFVSLAKDIKILCVILTGIGEDGVSSSKELSLNGARCITENESSAIVDGMPARARAIVPNIEVYDIDEIAKIIYEFCE from the coding sequence ATGCATTCCGTACCTGATAAAATAGTGCTTATTGGTGCCTCCACAGGAGGGCCTAGTCAAATAGAAAAAATAATCAAGTCTCTACCTAAGCTGGAAAATACCAGTTTTATAATTGCTCAGCATATGGTGGATGGTTTTATCCCAAGTTTTGCACAAAGACTTCAAGATAAACACATAAATATAATAAGCGTAGTAGAGAATAATAATATATTAAAAAAAGCACATATATATTTATGCACAGGTTTTACACATATAGAAAAACAAAACTCCGAACTTGTTTTTAAAAACAAAGCTTGTGATCACAACTCATATAATCCTGATATAGATACCTTGTTTAACTCTTTCGTATCTTTGGCAAAAGATATTAAAATACTATGTGTGATTTTAACGGGCATTGGGGAAGATGGTGTCAGTAGTTCAAAGGAGCTTAGTTTAAATGGTGCCAGATGTATAACAGAAAATGAGAGTAGTGCAATAGTGGACGGAATGCCTGCTCGTGCAAGAGCAATTGTACCAAACATAGAAGTTTATGATATCGATGAGATAGCAAAAATAATATACGAGTTTTGTGAATAA
- a CDS encoding protein-glutamate O-methyltransferase CheR gives MFSFFKKKDKNEPVVVIKPTEEFDDVMPIADYFHNETGVTFDRQESILKNKVVSFCRRREIYSFSNLLERVKSDSQLKQELIDHLTTNETFFYREVKQIEQLTKLVKEKNSSVDILCAPSATGEEPYSIAISLLEAGVAPSKISILGIDINSDAISKAKVAQYGERNVRNLSSDILNNYFVKEDDKYALKDSVKSLVSFKIINIFDESFRNLGKFDFIFSRNMLIYFNKETKLKAKGILESMRKTDEYDVFFGHADLY, from the coding sequence ATGTTTAGTTTTTTTAAAAAGAAAGATAAAAATGAGCCTGTTGTTGTAATCAAACCTACAGAGGAATTTGATGATGTTATGCCGATAGCCGATTATTTTCATAATGAAACTGGCGTTACGTTTGACAGGCAAGAGAGCATATTAAAAAATAAAGTTGTATCTTTTTGCAGACGAAGGGAGATATACTCTTTTTCAAACTTGTTAGAGCGTGTAAAATCAGATTCACAGCTTAAACAGGAACTGATTGATCATCTAACTACAAACGAGACTTTTTTTTACAGAGAAGTAAAGCAGATAGAACAGCTTACTAAACTTGTAAAAGAAAAAAATTCAAGTGTAGATATATTATGTGCACCTTCAGCTACAGGTGAAGAACCTTACTCAATAGCTATAAGTTTGCTTGAGGCAGGTGTTGCTCCGAGTAAAATTAGTATATTGGGGATCGATATCAATTCAGATGCGATAAGTAAAGCTAAAGTGGCACAGTACGGTGAGAGAAACGTCAGAAACTTATCTAGTGATATTTTAAATAATTACTTTGTTAAAGAGGATGATAAATATGCTTTAAAAGATAGTGTAAAATCACTTGTGTCTTTTAAAATAATAAATATTTTTGATGAGTCTTTTAGAAATTTGGGAAAATTTGATTTTATATTTTCGAGAAATATGCTTATCTATTTTAACAAAGAGACAAAACTAAAAGCAAAGGGTATTTTAGAGAGTATGAGAAAAACAGATGAATATGATGTGTTTTTCGGGCACGCTGATCTATATTAG
- the nhaA gene encoding Na+/H+ antiporter NhaA: protein MTEHLHAIERFIKDESFSGILLFAATLAAVIVANSALSESYFALWNMALGVTIGEHTISMSLMHWINDGLMALFFLMVGLEIKRELLIGELSSIQKASFPIVAAIGGMIIPALIYVSLNMDDPKGFGIPMATDIAFALGILMLLGKKVNPALKLFLVALAVVDDLGAVIVVATVYTSEIHAQYFLHAAVVYGLIWALNIKKVTMLMPYLLLGIALWIFIHSIGIHATIAGVLLAFAIPIRSKVNEQDFIQSTNESVKEFEKNIDEIPILNHHQIDALEDIAYNYDKVQNPLVKLEHQLHGFSAFVIMPLFAFSNAGVILDFSAVSQNMLIVLGVVLGLILGKPMGIYGFTYLAQKMKIVKKPDDLGWDEIIAVGFLGGIGFTMSIFITQLAFLDQNTIAAVKIGIFIASFIAGIIGVALILKAYKKRVL, encoded by the coding sequence TTGACTGAGCATCTTCATGCAATTGAAAGATTTATAAAAGACGAATCATTTAGTGGTATTTTACTTTTTGCAGCCACATTGGCAGCCGTAATCGTTGCAAACAGCGCATTAAGCGAGAGTTATTTTGCTTTGTGGAATATGGCTTTAGGTGTGACAATAGGTGAACATACGATATCTATGAGTTTAATGCACTGGATAAATGATGGACTTATGGCCCTATTTTTTCTTATGGTAGGTTTGGAGATCAAAAGAGAGTTGCTTATCGGTGAGTTGTCATCGATTCAAAAAGCGAGTTTTCCAATTGTAGCAGCAATCGGAGGTATGATAATTCCTGCGCTTATATATGTTTCTTTAAATATGGATGATCCTAAAGGTTTCGGAATTCCAATGGCTACAGATATAGCATTTGCATTAGGTATTTTAATGCTTCTTGGTAAAAAAGTAAATCCTGCACTAAAGCTTTTTTTAGTAGCACTTGCAGTTGTTGATGATCTTGGTGCAGTTATAGTAGTTGCAACTGTTTATACGAGTGAAATTCATGCACAGTATTTTTTACATGCAGCAGTAGTATATGGTCTTATCTGGGCTTTAAATATTAAAAAAGTGACTATGCTTATGCCTTATCTGCTTCTTGGAATAGCTTTATGGATCTTTATCCATTCTATAGGTATTCACGCAACAATAGCTGGTGTTCTTTTAGCATTTGCAATACCTATAAGATCAAAAGTTAATGAGCAGGATTTTATACAAAGTACAAATGAGTCTGTAAAAGAGTTTGAAAAAAATATAGATGAGATCCCTATTTTAAATCATCATCAAATAGATGCTCTAGAAGATATAGCTTATAACTACGACAAGGTTCAAAACCCTTTGGTAAAGTTAGAACACCAACTTCACGGTTTTTCTGCTTTTGTGATCATGCCTTTGTTTGCTTTTTCAAATGCCGGTGTTATACTTGACTTCTCAGCCGTTTCACAGAATATGCTGATCGTTCTTGGGGTAGTTTTAGGATTAATTTTAGGTAAACCTATGGGTATTTATGGTTTTACTTATCTTGCGCAAAAGATGAAAATAGTTAAAAAACCAGATGACCTTGGATGGGATGAGATAATAGCTGTTGGCTTCTTAGGTGGAATCGGTTTTACTATGTCGATTTTTATAACACAACTGGCATTTTTAGACCAAAACACGATAGCGGCTGTCAAAATAGGTATCTTTATAGCATCATTTATAGCAGGAATCATAGGTGTTGCGTTGATCTTAAAAGCTTATAAAAAACGTGTTTTATAA
- the tpx gene encoding thiol peroxidase, translating to MQTTMFKGTEVKLAGNELNVGDDAPKAIAVGTDLSDIEVGGAKDKIQLIITLPSLDTDTCAAETRRFNVDVNNLDICETTVISMDLPFASDRFCSTQGIENLSVASDYIDKEVSKAYGVLMADNKLKGLSARAVFVVDREGKIVYKEIVPEVTSEPDYEAALEAIKQAR from the coding sequence ATGCAAACTACTATGTTTAAAGGAACAGAAGTTAAACTAGCAGGAAATGAGCTAAATGTTGGTGATGATGCACCAAAAGCTATAGCCGTAGGTACAGATTTAAGTGACATTGAGGTTGGAGGAGCAAAAGACAAAATCCAACTGATCATTACTCTACCGTCATTAGATACTGATACTTGTGCAGCTGAGACAAGAAGATTTAATGTAGATGTAAATAATCTAGACATTTGTGAAACTACTGTAATCTCTATGGACTTACCTTTTGCATCTGACAGATTTTGTTCAACTCAGGGGATAGAAAACCTAAGCGTAGCATCTGATTATATAGATAAAGAAGTTAGTAAAGCATACGGTGTTTTAATGGCTGATAACAAACTAAAAGGTTTAAGTGCAAGAGCTGTTTTCGTAGTAGATAGAGAGGGGAAAATCGTATATAAAGAGATAGTACCTGAAGTTACAAGCGAACCAGATTACGAAGCGGCATTAGAAGCTATTAAACAAGCAAGATAA
- a CDS encoding rhodanese-like domain-containing protein encodes MKKIILIFCICLTGVLADTKHDEYLKSFSYEERKAMKIGKVELSVLLEEKKAQLVDIRFKEEYEAWHMPASINIPLNELPMRLNELDKSKTIVTACPHKDRAIMARTFLKLKGYDARYLKDGLIGLAEYWRGDNAREFIEEYKK; translated from the coding sequence ATGAAAAAAATAATTTTAATTTTTTGTATATGTTTGACAGGAGTTTTGGCAGATACAAAACATGACGAGTATCTTAAAAGTTTTAGCTATGAAGAACGTAAAGCTATGAAAATCGGTAAGGTAGAACTTTCAGTCTTACTTGAAGAGAAAAAGGCTCAACTGGTAGATATAAGATTCAAAGAAGAGTATGAAGCATGGCATATGCCTGCATCTATAAATATACCGCTTAATGAACTGCCGATGCGTTTAAATGAACTTGATAAAAGTAAAACTATAGTTACTGCATGTCCACACAAAGACAGAGCAATCATGGCTCGTACTTTTTTAAAATTAAAAGGTTACGATGCACGTTATCTTAAAGACGGTCTGATAGGTTTAGCTGAGTATTGGCGTGGTGACAATGCTCGTGAATTTATAGAAGAATATAAAAAGTAG
- a CDS encoding GGDEF domain-containing protein, whose protein sequence is MFKKLKDKFLCRTIFGFDNEKTNQQFMKWRRDHSYTQITYLAAVTATMYVLLATINIYISPKEMLPDAVILEMFVIAPMLYFISYISYRKKDFLYVELMLFISPIVAASLHLYIISKLEVYNSYQVELYLMIIWIYTLSGMSYYHAIVSSTIIYILGISLPYTMYSDQMHPFILHTMWMSISMIFGLFGAYLIKKSQKENFIKQLELEKMAIEDKLTGLYNRTKLDEVLTHELQRASRYKESIGLFIIDIDYFKSVNDMYGHLVGDQVIIDISKLIKNNLRSTDTLFRWGGEEFIVLSLETHKEEAMTIAHKINNYIKEAEFDLVGHKTVSIGVTTNNEDDDVTSIIKRADEALYLAKNSGRDCVKYI, encoded by the coding sequence TTGTTTAAAAAATTAAAAGATAAATTTTTATGTAGAACTATATTTGGATTTGATAATGAAAAAACAAATCAGCAGTTTATGAAGTGGAGAAGGGATCACTCTTATACCCAAATAACATATTTAGCTGCCGTAACCGCTACTATGTATGTACTTTTAGCAACTATAAATATATATATCTCACCTAAAGAAATGTTACCTGACGCTGTTATATTAGAGATGTTTGTTATAGCACCTATGTTATATTTTATCTCCTATATAAGTTATAGAAAAAAAGATTTTTTATATGTAGAGCTAATGCTGTTTATCTCACCCATTGTAGCCGCTTCTTTACACCTTTACATAATTTCAAAACTAGAAGTATATAACTCTTATCAAGTTGAATTATATCTTATGATCATATGGATCTATACTTTATCAGGTATGAGTTATTATCATGCAATTGTTAGCTCCACTATAATATATATTTTGGGAATATCATTGCCATATACAATGTATAGTGATCAGATGCACCCTTTTATATTACACACTATGTGGATGAGTATATCTATGATATTTGGCTTATTTGGTGCATATTTAATAAAAAAATCTCAAAAAGAAAACTTCATCAAACAGCTTGAACTCGAAAAGATGGCTATAGAAGACAAGCTTACAGGTCTTTATAATCGTACAAAACTTGATGAAGTCTTAACACATGAACTACAAAGAGCTTCGAGATATAAAGAATCAATAGGACTTTTTATAATAGATATAGATTATTTTAAATCTGTTAATGATATGTATGGACATCTTGTCGGTGACCAAGTTATAATTGATATTTCAAAACTTATAAAGAACAATCTACGTTCAACTGATACTCTTTTTAGATGGGGTGGTGAGGAGTTTATAGTCCTATCACTTGAGACACATAAAGAAGAGGCAATGACTATAGCTCACAAAATCAATAACTATATAAAAGAAGCAGAATTTGATTTAGTCGGACATAAAACGGTAAGTATCGGTGTTACTACAAATAATGAAGATGATGATGTAACATCAATCATAAAACGTGCCGATGAAGCACTGTATTTAGCAAAAAACAGCGGTCGTGACTGTGTTAAATATATATAA
- a CDS encoding heme-binding domain-containing protein — protein sequence MLKKTLLITLFILIAIQFIRPDKTNPPIDKAIALNSSKDVMNILKNSCFDCHSYETKWPYYSEIAPVSFFVASHVKKGRKALNFSEWKNIDKDIKKARLKRAIMTVNNGMMALPSYVSVHDNAELSKDEKSTLIKWFEKELEILDQ from the coding sequence TTGCTTAAGAAAACACTGCTAATTACGCTATTCATATTGATTGCAATTCAATTTATAAGACCGGATAAAACAAATCCACCTATCGATAAGGCTATAGCGCTAAACTCATCAAAAGATGTAATGAATATATTGAAAAACAGCTGTTTCGACTGCCACTCTTATGAAACAAAATGGCCTTATTACTCAGAGATTGCACCTGTATCGTTTTTTGTAGCATCACATGTTAAAAAAGGGCGTAAGGCTCTGAATTTTTCTGAGTGGAAAAATATAGACAAAGATATTAAAAAAGCAAGATTAAAGCGCGCTATAATGACTGTTAATAACGGAATGATGGCACTACCGAGTTATGTATCTGTACATGATAATGCCGAGCTTAGTAAAGATGAAAAAAGTACCCTTATAAAATGGTTTGAAAAAGAGCTGGAAATTTTAGATCAATAA
- a CDS encoding YbgA family protein produces MNIAVSACLLGEKVRFDKGHKRDSFIVDELSKFAKFIRFCPEDLAFGSPRPTLRLVSKENSMIVESNKTGEDLSDPLLKASMENLDEISSYRLSAIIFKSKSPSCGLSSAKLYSENGFTEGKTDGLFAKICKERFPLLPMEEEGRLNDPWLRENFVMQVFAYDAFEKFKINAQMKDLVLFHQKAKFLLQSKAEVHYRSLGKIVGNHDKKPFDLILEEYEHLFKTTIAKKSSIKKTRNVLEHMAGFIKKSIDQHEKKMLHEQIEDYAKKIVPLIVPLSTLKIYATKYESIYLLEQMFLEPYPKELALRSDIKSGK; encoded by the coding sequence ATGAATATAGCTGTATCAGCTTGCTTACTTGGAGAAAAAGTACGTTTTGACAAGGGACATAAGAGAGATAGTTTCATAGTTGATGAACTCTCAAAGTTTGCCAAGTTCATTCGTTTTTGTCCTGAAGATTTAGCTTTTGGTTCACCAAGACCAACGCTGAGATTAGTAAGTAAAGAAAACTCCATGATAGTGGAATCAAATAAAACAGGAGAAGACCTGAGTGATCCACTTTTAAAAGCATCTATGGAGAATTTAGATGAAATTAGCTCATATAGACTAAGTGCAATTATCTTTAAGTCAAAATCACCTAGCTGTGGTTTAAGCAGTGCAAAGTTATATTCTGAAAATGGATTTACTGAAGGTAAAACAGATGGACTTTTTGCGAAGATATGTAAGGAAAGGTTCCCACTTTTACCTATGGAGGAAGAAGGCAGATTAAATGATCCATGGCTAAGAGAGAATTTTGTAATGCAGGTTTTTGCTTATGATGCTTTTGAAAAATTTAAAATAAATGCTCAAATGAAAGACTTAGTACTTTTTCATCAAAAAGCAAAATTTTTACTTCAGTCTAAAGCTGAAGTTCACTACAGATCACTTGGTAAGATCGTTGGTAATCATGATAAAAAACCTTTTGATTTGATATTAGAAGAGTATGAACATCTTTTTAAAACAACAATAGCTAAAAAAAGCAGTATTAAAAAAACAAGAAATGTACTTGAACATATGGCAGGCTTTATAAAAAAGTCAATTGACCAACATGAGAAAAAAATGTTGCATGAACAAATAGAAGACTATGCTAAAAAGATTGTTCCTTTGATTGTACCTCTTAGTACACTCAAGATATATGCTACTAAATATGAATCTATCTATTTATTAGAGCAGATGTTTTTAGAACCATATCCAAAAGAACTGGCTTTACGTTCAGATATAAAAAGTGGAAAGTAA
- a CDS encoding methyl-accepting chemotaxis protein, whose amino-acid sequence MNFFNTVSIKAKVFMLVLIPIALFIMYIIFSHSETKTLISTGHEQAERFEQIMLSKDLDHLNTAITLMAMDIIIDKEEGSVSDERVKELDELFSNFHSIKGKFLNSADTEVERAKAKAVVSALEKLEPVIKVKLKNMVESRASDEQWAALDNEIDSIAGNIGTDLSTVIDSIKEEVVEATENMTLQESSIVTNSIVALVVLIVASISLGILISSNILNSLSNMLQVTKELSIGDGDLTKRVVVKAKDEISDVADNINLFIEKVQTTINSVKQTSHENASISHELSSTSLGVGQNVENSVTVVNEASTQAKDVQSEIIIAIKDAQESKKDIVKANENLNAARDDIISLTSKVQETAQVEVELSHSMETLSKDADEVKTVLTIISDIADQTNLLALNAAIEAARAGEHGRGFAVVADEVRKLAERTQKTLSEINATINVVVQSIGDASTQMINNSDEIQELANVAQSVEEKINSTVELVNEAVRASDKTVADFEKTGEDIEVIVGKVAEINEISAVNARSVEEISAASDHLNSMTNELNSKLDAFRT is encoded by the coding sequence ATGAACTTTTTCAACACTGTCTCAATTAAAGCAAAAGTATTTATGCTTGTTTTGATACCAATAGCTCTGTTTATTATGTATATAATTTTCAGTCATTCAGAAACTAAAACTCTTATATCTACCGGTCATGAACAGGCAGAACGCTTTGAGCAAATTATGTTATCAAAAGATTTAGATCATCTAAATACTGCCATTACACTAATGGCTATGGATATTATTATAGATAAGGAAGAGGGGTCTGTTTCTGACGAAAGAGTCAAAGAGCTAGACGAGCTTTTCTCAAATTTTCATAGTATTAAAGGTAAGTTTTTAAATTCTGCAGATACTGAAGTTGAGCGTGCAAAAGCAAAAGCTGTAGTGAGTGCACTTGAAAAACTTGAACCTGTAATAAAAGTAAAACTAAAAAATATGGTTGAATCCCGTGCTTCAGATGAACAATGGGCTGCACTGGACAATGAGATAGATTCGATAGCCGGAAATATTGGAACTGATCTTAGTACTGTTATTGATTCAATTAAAGAGGAAGTTGTAGAAGCAACGGAAAATATGACACTTCAAGAGAGCTCAATAGTTACTAATTCAATTGTTGCACTAGTAGTTTTAATAGTGGCATCTATTTCACTTGGAATATTAATCTCATCTAATATACTTAATTCTCTTTCAAATATGCTTCAAGTTACAAAGGAACTATCGATTGGTGACGGTGATCTTACAAAAAGGGTTGTTGTAAAAGCAAAAGATGAAATTAGCGATGTAGCAGATAATATAAATTTATTTATTGAAAAAGTTCAAACTACTATAAACTCTGTAAAACAAACAAGTCATGAAAATGCATCAATTTCACATGAGTTGTCTAGTACCTCTTTAGGTGTAGGACAAAACGTTGAGAACTCTGTTACAGTTGTAAATGAAGCATCTACTCAGGCTAAAGATGTTCAAAGTGAGATCATTATCGCTATTAAAGATGCGCAAGAGTCTAAGAAAGATATTGTAAAAGCTAATGAGAATCTTAATGCTGCAAGAGACGACATTATATCTCTTACATCAAAAGTTCAAGAGACTGCCCAAGTTGAAGTTGAACTATCTCATAGCATGGAAACACTTTCTAAAGATGCTGATGAGGTTAAAACAGTACTTACTATTATCTCAGATATAGCTGATCAGACAAACTTGTTAGCGTTAAATGCCGCTATTGAAGCTGCTCGTGCAGGTGAACACGGACGTGGTTTTGCCGTAGTTGCGGACGAGGTTAGAAAACTGGCTGAGCGTACTCAAAAAACACTTTCAGAGATAAATGCAACGATCAATGTCGTAGTTCAGTCAATAGGTGATGCTTCAACTCAGATGATTAATAATTCAGATGAGATTCAAGAGCTTGCAAATGTAGCTCAAAGTGTAGAAGAGAAAATAAACTCTACGGTTGAGTTGGTTAATGAAGCAGTTCGCGCAAGTGATAAAACAGTAGCAGACTTTGAAAAAACTGGAGAAGATATTGAAGTTATAGTTGGTAAAGTTGCAGAGATAAATGAAATATCTGCTGTAAATGCAAGAAGTGTTGAAGAGATATCTGCGGCTAGTGATCATCTAAACTCTATGACTAACGAGCTTAACTCAAAACTTGATGCATTCCGTACCTGA
- a CDS encoding rhodanese-like domain-containing protein: MNYTMLKVLFIILMSFSTYLLAEHPQTQKLIDQAKKETGEITPQSLKKMLDDGKYVILLDVREVEQRAEGEIYADDHYAITRGSLEFRVLNKIKDKNALIVTYCRGGYRSALAAQTLRKLGYKNAINLQGGLKAWTKAGYGIDTGLGVMKLYK; the protein is encoded by the coding sequence TTGAACTATACAATGTTAAAAGTTTTATTTATAATACTCATGAGTTTTAGTACATATCTTTTGGCAGAACATCCACAAACACAAAAGTTGATTGATCAGGCTAAAAAGGAAACTGGCGAGATAACACCTCAAAGTCTTAAAAAAATGCTCGATGATGGTAAGTATGTAATACTCCTTGATGTTAGAGAAGTTGAACAACGAGCAGAGGGAGAAATATATGCAGATGATCATTATGCCATAACAAGAGGAAGTTTGGAGTTTAGGGTCCTTAATAAAATAAAAGACAAAAATGCATTAATAGTTACTTACTGTCGTGGAGGTTACCGTAGTGCGCTCGCAGCACAGACATTAAGAAAGTTAGGCTATAAAAATGCTATTAACCTTCAAGGTGGACTCAAGGCCTGGACAAAAGCAGGATATGGTATAGACACAGGTCTGGGTGTAATGAAACTTTATAAATAG